The Methanomassiliicoccales archaeon genomic sequence GATTGGTGTCGAAATCGAATCAATTGGAGGGGAGGTGTCAGATGAGGATCTTAGTGCGATCAGAATGCTCGCGTCCTCAATTCTCCAATTTTACGAAACAAAAGAACACTTTGAAAACTACATTTCCCGCAAAATGGAAGAAATCGCACCGAACTTGACAACATTGCTTTCCGCGAATTTAGCTGCCAGAATGATATCTCTTGCGGGGAGTCTCGAAAGGCTGTCGAAACTTCCATCGAGCACAGTCCAACTGCTCGGCGCTGAAAAAGCCATGTTTCTTCATTTAAGAAGTCATAAGAAACCACCAAAACACGGAATCATATATCAGCATCCCGCCGTTCACAGGGCTCCCTACTGGCAGAGGGGAAAGATCGCGCGCTCCCTCGCATCGAAGATCACGATTGCGGCGAGGGTCGATTACTGGCGAGGAGAATTCATCGGCGACAAACTCGTTGAAGAGCTGGACAAGAGGATAAGGGAAATTGAAGAGAAATACCCGGCACCACCAAAAAAACCTCATGGGAAGCGCTGACATGAGCAAACTATTTAAATCACATTCCGTTACCAATGGCGGATAGACATGACGTGGACGCAGGCTGAGGTTAGAGAACTCAAAGAGGGAAGGTACATCCTCATTGACGATGAACCATGCAAGATCATTTCGATCACGACATCAAAGCCAGGGAAGCACGGTGAAGCGAAAGCTAGAATCGATGCAATCGGGATATTTGACGAGCAGAAGAGAAGTATCGTTCACCCCGTCAAACACAAGGTCCAGGTTCCTATCATTGACAAAAGGAAAGCGCAAGTTCTGGCGATCCTCGGTGATGAGGCACAGCTCATGGACCTTGAGACATACGAAAACTTTCAGCTGCATATTCCGGAAGAACTCAAGGGACAGTTGAAACCTGGCGAGGAAGTCATGTACCTCGTTGCAATGGGTAAGAGGAAGATCACCAGGGTCTGATATGAATATTTCAAATCTGCGGTTCGCTGATGCGAACGCTTCCTTTGAGGATGCATCATTTGTCATTATGGGCATTCCATTTGATAGGACAACTTCATTCCGCCCAGGCGCCCGGCATGCTCCGAACGCGATAAGAGTCTCCTCCTACAACTTCGAGACATTCCTTTTTGAGCACGGGATTGACCTTGTTGATGTCCCTATACACGATGCTGGCGATTTCGAGGAAGTCGGAACTGTTGACGATATGGTCGACGGTGTTCTCCCAGTCGCAAAAGAGATCGTGAAAGCTGGGAAGTTCCCCCTCTTCATGGGTGGGGAGCACTCCGTGACGATACCGGCAGTCCGGCCATTCAATGACATAGGTGTGATCATAATTGACGCACACCTTGACTATCGGGAAAGTTATCTGGGCTTGAAAAACAGCCACGCCTGTGTCACGAGAAGAATTTCTGAACATGTTGGTTTAGATAATGTTGTAGTTTTTGGCGTGCGTTCGATCTCTTCCGATGAAATAGGAGATCAAATGCCAAGATACTTCGACGCGTTCACGATCAAGGAGATGGGGGTCGAAGAGGCTTTCAGGAAGGCGTTGAACTCAATAAAAAAGGACAGGATTTTCTTCTCTTTGGACATCGATGGGATTGATCCAGCATATGCTCCTGGAACCGGCACCCCAGAACCTTTCGGTCTTTCCCCCTACGACGTGAAGAAATGCCTTAACATCGTCGCCCCCAAACTTGTTGGCTTTGATGTGAGTGAGGTGTCACCACCGTACGACAACGGGAACACTGCCGCTCTCGCAGCAAGGATGATAAGAGAAGTGATCGCAGTCGTGTGGAAACAGCGATCGTTGCGGTGATCAAATGGATCTTGCGCCGCTTGTCTCCGCCTTCGTTCTGATCGCATTGACGGAGATAGGCGACAAGACGATGATCGCCGTCATTACCCTCTCCTCCAAGCATTCCCGCCAGTCCGTCTTTATCGGGTCAATGCTCGCCCTCGGGACTGTCTCTGCCATTGGCGTTTTAATCGGAGATGCCCTTTTCGAAGTTATTTCGAGAGAAATCATCGAGGTCGCAGCAGGCGTTTTATTTATTCTCGCCGGTCTAATAGTACTACTCATGCCGGAAAAAGAGGGGAGGATTGAAAAAGTAAAATATGAGCGAATGGGCGGTCTCCTTGGGTCCTTCGTTTTCGTGACACTGATGGAACTCGGGGATAAAACACAGCTCTCCGTCATCGCCCTTTCTGCTGAGTCTGGTGCAGGCCTACTCGTGTTCATCGGTGCAATGGCGGCATTCGCCCTCATCACGCTCATCGAGGTCTTTTTCGGTGGCGAGATAGGCAAAAGGGTCGACCGGAAGTACATAAAAATAGCTAGTGGCGTTGTTTTTCTGATCTTCGGCCTCATTTTCATGATCCAGGCATTGGTATAAGCAGGTGCTGTCGGCCAAAATCAATCATTGAACCTTTGAATGATCTCCTGAAGAGCCGCTTTGAATTCCGCAAAGTAGCGTTTCGCGACCGCCTCGGATATGCCCTCGACGATAAGACGAAAGATCGGCTCGGTACCAGATGGTCTGAGGAGCACCCAACCATCGTCGAAGAAAATCTTGATGCCATCTGTCCTATCAATCTTTTTTTCACGAAAGAGGTCGCCCACCTCTGCCAGGACATCCTGCTTGATCTCGTTTCTGCATTCGACTTTACCCTTGATTAAGGAGTACTGGGGTATTTCATCCAAAAGTCTAGACAATCTCCCTTCCTTCGCCACTACCTCAAGCATCTTCGCAGCGGTCATGAGGCCATCACGACAATACTGGTGCTCAGGGAATATCAGGCCACCATTCTCTTCGCCACCGAAGACGGCCCCTGTGCTCTTCATCTCCCTCGCGACGATCGGGGCGCCGACTTTCGTGTATTTTATCTGACCTCCCGCTGCGATGACGACGTCCTCAACGCAACGCGAAGTACTCACAGGTGTGACAACAAGACCTCCTCCTCTTGATCTAACAATACTTCGCGCAATCAGCGCAAGACTTCGATCACCATGCACAAAATTCCCATTCTCATCGATGAAAATAGTTCGATCAGCATCGCCATCGTGTGCAATCCCAAGATCCGCAGAGGTCTTCTTCACAAGTGCAATCAAATCCGAAAGATTCTCTTCTGTTGGTTCACTCAGCCGACCTGGAAAAGTCCCCTGTGGGTTGCAGTTGAGCGTGATGGCCCGGACCCCGAGCGATTCGAGAAGCTTGGGCGTTGTGACGGAGCCTGCGCCATTCGCGCAATCGACGACGACCGTCATCGACGCCTTTCGAATCGCATCCCTATCAACATGTCCTGCGACCGCGTCAAGATATAAATTGGAGGCGTCTGATCGATAATGCAATGATCCGACCCTGTCCCATTCTTTGACGGCAAAGGAACGGTCAAAAAAGATCTTCTCAATCCTCTCTTCGTCTTCTCTTGCCATTTCTGTGCCATCTGCCGCGATACACTTAATGCCGTTGAACTCTGGTGGATTGTGAGATGCCGTGATCACAACACCGCCATCTAATCCTCGTGCCCTGACATAGTACTGGAGCGCCGGCGTTGGGAGCATCCCAAGATCAAACACCTGCACACCCGTTGACATCAACCCTGCAGACACGGCACACTTGAGCATTTCTCCAGAGATGCGTGAATCCATTCCGACCGCAAGCTTTCCTCCGATCGCAGTGCCAATAGCCTTGCCTAAATCCATTGCGAGCTCGGTGCTCAATTCCGAGTTGACAATTCCCCGTACGCCGTTCGTCCCGAAGAGTCTCCGCGTCACCAACGATCCCCTACCTCGCGCGGTGCTGTTCTGCTGTTAGAAGTATGTGTATAATGTCCGCCGCATCTTTGCAGCTGTCAGCCGAATTCTCGATTCCATGCAGTATATCTCTCATGAGGAAAATCGCCCTGGGATCCATTTCTGCAAAAAGGATCTGTTTCTTCGTGTCGAAATACATATCATCAAGGTTGTGTTCCGCAGTCTCAACCTCGCGCTCGTGCTTGACAACCTCCTCCTCATTAACACCGAGGTTATCGATAC encodes the following:
- the speB gene encoding agmatinase yields the protein MNISNLRFADANASFEDASFVIMGIPFDRTTSFRPGARHAPNAIRVSSYNFETFLFEHGIDLVDVPIHDAGDFEEVGTVDDMVDGVLPVAKEIVKAGKFPLFMGGEHSVTIPAVRPFNDIGVIIIDAHLDYRESYLGLKNSHACVTRRISEHVGLDNVVVFGVRSISSDEIGDQMPRYFDAFTIKEMGVEEAFRKALNSIKKDRIFFSLDIDGIDPAYAPGTGTPEPFGLSPYDVKKCLNIVAPKLVGFDVSEVSPPYDNGNTAALAARMIREVIAVVWKQRSLR
- the glmM gene encoding phosphoglucosamine mutase, whose amino-acid sequence is MTRRLFGTNGVRGIVNSELSTELAMDLGKAIGTAIGGKLAVGMDSRISGEMLKCAVSAGLMSTGVQVFDLGMLPTPALQYYVRARGLDGGVVITASHNPPEFNGIKCIAADGTEMAREDEERIEKIFFDRSFAVKEWDRVGSLHYRSDASNLYLDAVAGHVDRDAIRKASMTVVVDCANGAGSVTTPKLLESLGVRAITLNCNPQGTFPGRLSEPTEENLSDLIALVKKTSADLGIAHDGDADRTIFIDENGNFVHGDRSLALIARSIVRSRGGGLVVTPVSTSRCVEDVVIAAGGQIKYTKVGAPIVAREMKSTGAVFGGEENGGLIFPEHQYCRDGLMTAAKMLEVVAKEGRLSRLLDEIPQYSLIKGKVECRNEIKQDVLAEVGDLFREKKIDRTDGIKIFFDDGWVLLRPSGTEPIFRLIVEGISEAVAKRYFAEFKAALQEIIQRFND
- a CDS encoding ribosomal biogenesis protein → MILITKWFGVFLCEGQKIKRYILFEKNPKAIAQKLASIQRGEILPEERELAQKRVQVTDIRLAELGKPVYVDTSFIKPDDFSFSETLMHEAMVELGKLRTRESVQPDRLIVQAIRAIDDINESINVMSERLHEWYGLHFPELNDYAKDMKYVDLIARHGRRENILNEIGVEIESIGGEVSDEDLSAIRMLASSILQFYETKEHFENYISRKMEEIAPNLTTLLSANLAARMISLAGSLERLSKLPSSTVQLLGAEKAMFLHLRSHKKPPKHGIIYQHPAVHRAPYWQRGKIARSLASKITIAARVDYWRGEFIGDKLVEELDKRIREIEEKYPAPPKKPHGKR
- a CDS encoding TMEM165/GDT1 family protein; the protein is MDLAPLVSAFVLIALTEIGDKTMIAVITLSSKHSRQSVFIGSMLALGTVSAIGVLIGDALFEVISREIIEVAAGVLFILAGLIVLLMPEKEGRIEKVKYERMGGLLGSFVFVTLMELGDKTQLSVIALSAESGAGLLVFIGAMAAFALITLIEVFFGGEIGKRVDRKYIKIASGVVFLIFGLIFMIQALV
- a CDS encoding translation initiation factor IF-5A; protein product: MTWTQAEVRELKEGRYILIDDEPCKIISITTSKPGKHGEAKARIDAIGIFDEQKRSIVHPVKHKVQVPIIDKRKAQVLAILGDEAQLMDLETYENFQLHIPEELKGQLKPGEEVMYLVAMGKRKITRV